Genomic DNA from Chlorocebus sabaeus isolate Y175 chromosome 6, mChlSab1.0.hap1, whole genome shotgun sequence:
AGATAAAGCACCTTTATCCAGTCACAAGGGATGTTCCTAGAGCTGTTTGTCCCTCTGTGGATAAGAAATCTCTAGCCTTGGTATTTGAGAAGGACTTCCCAGCCTTGAGGAGGAAGGGTGAGATCTCCAAATCTCACCCTTCGGCAAAGGAGGAAGCACTGCCCATCCCTGCTCCAGTGATACCACCAATTACCAAGAGGATTCAAGTCCCGAAGGCTATGAACGGGCATCTTTTGGAAGAGCCTCACAGGAGTGCGCGGGTACAACGGTTATCTGATGCCCTCAAAGAGATGGAGATGCAACATTTTTATCCTGCCACAAGAGACATTTTCACAGGTGCCCATGCCTCTGTGGACAAACAAACTCTAGCACTAATGTTTCAGAAGGATCTCGGGGCTTTTAAGGGTAAGGGCAGGCCCCCTAAATTGCCCAAGTTGGAGAAGAAGGCACaatccatctctaaaaagaaggaagagatgcCTTTGTGGGAGACGTTTGTGGCACTGTACCATGTTTTGCGGATGCTGCAGCAGCGATATGCAAAAGACAGTGCTGCTTGGATGGAGCAGTTCTACCAGCTCATGGACCTGTACCAACTTAAGTCCCCTAGAATCCAGAGGCTTCTACTAGAGTTACTGCAGAGAGAGGAACTTCAGCCCCAAGAGACCATCTACAAAAATGCCCTAAAGACCAAGGAGTTGGCATATGGTGAGCGTTTGTTCTACCACCTGTTTTGTGGTCATTCCCATGACCCTGCAGGTCCCCTCAAGTTCCAGGATGTGGTACCCCTCCCTGGGCAGAACAAAGTCCATACTATCCAACCTGAGGGCATTGCCCAGTATGGCTTCCTACAACTTGCCTGGAAAAGCCTACCGCAAGTCAGTCCTCACCGTATTGAGAGGCTACCCAGTATTCCTACTCCTAGTATGATTGGGCTTAATATTAGGACTTTGGGATTCTATGGGAAAATGAGCCTGGGCCACAGATTTTAAGCCTCCTTACTTGTTCCCTGCTTTGAGGTGGAGCTAGATGAAGACTCATCTTCATTCAGCTCCAGAAACCTGCTACTGTATACTGAATAAAGTGACATTTCTCAGCTGTAACACATATTCtagcttctcttcctcctcaagCCTAGAATCCCTTGGAAAGTGGCCAGAGAAAACCGATGCCCTTTGTCCTAAAGGGGACAATTTTTCAGTCACTGCAGTATAACCTTTAGAGGGCAAGGGCCAGTATCTGATCACCTTTTTGTAGAAAAGTCTGCCCTGGTACTCTTTCTCTTTGGCTACTATTCCTTTCCTTAGAAGGTCTTGGAGgcatctggctgggcatggtgactcacgcctatgtaatcccagaactttggggggccaaggcaggcagattacctgaggtcaggagtttaagaccagcctggccaacatagtgaaaccctgtctctactaaaaatacgaaaattagctgggcgtggtggcaggcgccagtagtcccagctgtttggggggcaagagaattgtttgaacccgggaggcggaggtaacagtgagccaagatcgcgctattgcactccagtctggacaacagagcaagactccatctcaaaaaaaaaaaaaggtttgcatctatatttatatatgagaTTATATTCTAATTTCCTTctgtattatattttacatatttgataCGTCATATcagttccttaaaaaataaatagaacttgTCTTTGAAAATGTATGGAGCTTTTTATATCTGTTGATTTGTTTTGTTCATGTTAGATTTTTAATCACCTTAAAGGTGATTATATGTATACGTATATGATTATAAGTCTTTTTATATGAGCCCCTAAATAAAAGTTAAGTATcccgtgttttttgtttgtttttattttggggacttttttgagacagggtctcactctctgtcatccaggttggagtgcattgttgcaatcacagctcactgcagcctcgacctcccaggctcaagtgatcctcccacctcagcctcccgagtagctggaactacaagcagacaccaccatacctggctaattttttgtggaggtagggtttcaccacattgtgcaggttgatcttgaactcctgggctcaaacaatccgcctgcctcagcctcccaaagtgctagaattacaggtgtgaaccaccacgccaggcccctTTTGTTTTCTCCTGAGCAGCCACagctgtgtgcatgtgcacagccTTCCAGACCTCTAGGAACCTGTGGGATCTTAGCAAGGCCCTCTTTTGCTGTCTCATTCCATGGTTCTTCCTGTAACTGTCTggcctgccattttgttaattacGCTAACCGGTATGGAGCTCAGGCTATTATTAGAATTCTCTGATTGTTTGTCACTGAGGTCTCCATTGTTTTCAGCAGTACTCAGGGCATGGATTTTTTTCATGTCTGCTACTAACTCCATTCTGCCCCCTCTGGTAGTACGGTCGAACTGCCAGTCCTGAAGGTAGACTTGAGGGGAGGGGCGGGCAGGATGGGAGCAGCACCTGGCTAAAATACCACAGATCCCACTGTTCTTTCCAAGAGTCAGTAAACTTGCTTTCAACAAATGCTTCTTAATTGTGTCCATGCTCTTGATCAGCTTCCAGCGTTTTTGAATAGTGGTTTTTGACAACTTTGTACACTTTTATCATTGCTTTTAGGAGGAGAGGATTTCATAAACTCCTCACTTAACCATTCCGGAAGTCAGTCCAGAATATAATTGGTTTTTATTGTGCCACCTGGGGAATCATGCCTTTCTTCAATACTAGAAAATTCTCgaacgggcgcggtggctcatgcctgtaatcctagcactttggaggccaaagcaggtggattgcctgagcccaggagttagaaaccagcctggacaacatggtaaaaccttgtctctactataataccaaaaaaaattagccaggcctggcggctcgcgcctgtagtcccagctactcgggaggctgaggcagtagatttgcttgaacccggaaggtggaggttgcagtgagccgagatcgcgctactgcactccagcctgggcaacagagtgaggctccctctcttaaaaaaaaaaaaaaaaaaaaaaaaaagaagaaaattctcaaaTGCTAACGTTTTGCTTACTTCTTCTCCATCATTCCATCTATAATTTCCTTCTAGCATCCAATTACAATACATCTCGGTTGCCACTGCTCATTCAACAACGTTGCTTCTTGGCCTCTCATGTTTTCTCTATCCATCTGACTTCTCTTTTAATTTCCTCTGACCTAGTTGTCAGATTACTCATTTTCTTTCGCTGTGCCAAACCCGATAAGTGCTTTAAGGTCTAACCCGTCTTTTTCAAACCTCTCTGGTGCTTTCAacagtattttctttccttttttttttttttttttttttgagacggagtctcgctctgtcgcccaggctggagtgcaggggccggatctcagctcactgcaagctccgcctcctgggtttatgccattctcctgcctcagcctcccgagtagccggaactacaggcgccgccacctcgcccggctaggtttttgtatttttttagtagagacggggtttcactgggttagccaggatggtctcgatttcctgacctcgtgatccgcccgtctcggcctcccaaagtgctgggattacaggcttgagccaccgcgcccggccctttcctCATATTTGCTATATCTGTTGTCCGTTAATATTTTAACAAGGGCTATAATATAACCCCCAAGCAGTATTAATATTTTCTGATAGAGGAAGAAGTGTAAATTTGGCTCTGTCCATTGTTGTCTACTCATAGTGGATTGTTTTCTGGACTGCTTCCTAACTTTGGACTGTGAGCTCATGATAACTGAAGTTTCCTGTGTGGAAAattatcccggcccgcgggatcgtcgaagcaggccctggaggagggagtgggaatttggggaacaagagacacgagaaatggagacaagacagtgctctgatcaagtctcgtttaatggcagtaatgcagtgccttatatacacttggagaggaaggggttgggccaaggcagaaatgatctcatttcagagggcgcggccaggcaggtttcggtttcaacggtcggtcgtcatgttgcgcctgcgctaggaagtaaccattttgctacgaagtaacaattttcgcgcgcgcgggaaagatgggtgaagaagaagcaggaagagcgccatcttgtgtgaggtatttaatacagggaaaaagacaaatctgggaaggaggtgagaggtggaaatgaatagagctcaggcgtctaatcgtcaataattactcgctatggccggggcgcgcagctccggacaggtccccctttttattgttttatgacaagAGAACGACCCCCCGGGAACtgcgcctgtcttaggttgggtcaactcatccccaccttctaggcccgtcatgggataaggcagcagcaaaggcggccctcctgtcttaggctccggtggagatagtgtcctcttacccgtcattgactgtccagttcagcacacaggggaggtggtcttattgaggtaaataagactcaccattttcagtcatctcaaggcgatgataatggacctgtataggtttggcctggaaggcctcgatttgttgtctgacgaatgccataagcttattaaggattataggcccgagagtgaggaagagtagaagagtaagtaaaggaccaagaaatggcaggagatagGGGAGAAGTCCATCGAGTCCCGTCCACAATGGATTGGCGGCTAGGCCCTTTCtgcgcttttctagttcttcttgtaaagtctttatcttatctctgacaattccggatttgttggcgtaaaaacagcacttttcctgtaaagccaaacagatccctccctgttctgctgttaataaatctagacctcttctattttggagaactacttcagctaatgagtctacttggtcttgtaaatcttgtatagtactggataaggtctgtacatctgaaattaattggttggataatttagtatattgggTTAGTGAGACCCCTAGGCCTGTGGCTCCTGTTGTAAAAGCAGTGGTGATTCCTAGTCCAGCcaataagggaataaattgtATGGCTCGTTTCggtctataaataaaatgttcaatagtGGGGATGGGGATAGGTTCATCTCCAGGAATGATATCAATGTCGGGGAGAAGAGTggccagaacacaaagccctgtccAATTTGTAGGTAGATAAGTATATGCCATGTTGTTTCCACAGACGAAGACCGAGCCATTTACAGCACACAAAGGGTCGGTGGCATGGATTATGGAGGTACAGTTGTCAAACACAACATAGCCTAGATCAATTTCTTTAGTGCTATTATATGATGGtgaaaagaggcaaaaggaattagaaaacgtCATCGGTTGAACTAAGAGGGGAGAGATAATAGGACAGGAATTATTTACCAAGGATTCATTTGCGTAATTGACATAGGACAACAAAAAGTTAGGTATAGCTAGAGGAATAGGGGGGCCCATTTTAAGACAAAGCCAACAATCGTGGGCTAGGCTTGTATTGGACATTTGAAGTAAATTGTAAGTAGCATTGAGGATATCAAAAGTTTGAGCATCGAGCCTAAAATTATCTCTAATCTCAGGCAGGGCTAAGGGGTGATATTGAAGTTCAGGATATAGAGCTTTatgaatcttttctaattttttttggacggttttaattcttgcaatatcTAATGGGCCTCCTCCATCAGAAATATGGATGGGAGCAGTAGTGCTCCAACAAACAGGCTTTCCTTTTTGGCCGTTACAAGAAGATTGTACAAGTTTATTAGTGGTTCCTAATACTTGTACGTCATTGGTACttccagtttgtgtttttagtaacgtggccgtatagtatgttttattgcCTGATTTGCATTGTTGATAGGAAGTATAACAGGAACTATGTACAGAAGATTGGAAAGAGCTACAAGGGCATTCTAGGAGCGGCCCATTAGGCGAGGTGTCTCTTGGGGTAGACTTACATTTCCACGACTGGTCTGGCATTAAGTACGCTATCTTGCCCGAGCAAGTCACCTGGGTGATTCTGTCTGACGGAGGTTCAGATATTTGTCCCCCTCTGCAGTCACAAGGCTGGCCGTATTGTTTTCGTAGTAATCCTCTTGCTTTACGAGGGTCACCAAAACCTGCATAGACTGTCACTATGTTATATAGAGCGATTATTCTCCAAAGGAATCTCATGTTAGActtcatttcctgaaaaacaaaaaggaagaaacttctcagggagatttatcttccctggactgacaatggttatgatttatttgtcttaccaatctttcaggcagccatctggctgcatcattcttttgtgagaagatgcatactgagcctcttccccaaaTCAAAACTGGATCGGGGCCATGCCATGAATTATCAAgtggatctttccattttaccattgcaaactgtttttgagattcaggatgccagaaacggtcggcagcagattttccatgactgtccaaatttaaaaaattaaggataaacagGGCATGATTGAGTATGTTTCTGGGGGTACCCTTCACGGGGTACCAGctccccccttttaattttgtgataacagtttttaatgacagatgggctctttctactataccttgtccttggggattgtagggaatgcctgtggtatgtttaatttgtagggtATTGCAGAATTGTAAAAAGGTTTTGGCTATATAACCAGggccattatctgttttaatttgtttgggtattcctaaaatagaaaagcagtgtaATAAATGAGCTACGACATGTTTGGTGGCCTCTCCTGTTTGGAGAGTTGCACTAATGAATCCACTATAGGTGTCTATgcatacatggatatattttagtTGACCAAATTCTAAGTGGTGAGTAAcgtccatttgccaaatttcgtTGGGGATGAGTCCTCGGGGGTTAATTCCTAAATGAGGAACAGGTAAATACGTTATGCAGTTGGCGcattgtttaactatttgtcGAGCTTGTTCTCTAGTAAGTTTAAACATGAGTCTTAAGGTTTGGGCGTTTAAATGATGTAAGGCATGTGCTTTTTGTGCTTGTTGTAAATTGTCTGTAGTGACtgtggctatggtttttgttgccatgtcgGCTGTTGCATTACCTTGTGTTAAAGGTCCCggtaatcctgaatgtgctctgatatgcccaagaaaaaagggagtagtccttttttgaataagttgttgacattgtaaaaataagttagctgtgtctgaaatatgtttaatttgaggcacggtctctaagaggggtattgaatgagccaggtag
This window encodes:
- the LOC140711950 gene encoding uncharacterized protein; translation: MKLKIINLEQRSPTVLAPGTSFVADSFSTGWGRGLDQSTVLSPFLVSLVPQIPTPSSRACFDDPAGRDTWRPNRDLETRDSVRKRTPKDGRPLTKTKESELFRSPREPAASESKEMKSNMRFLWRIIALYNIVTVYAGFGDPRKARGLLRKQYGQPCDCRGGQISEPPSDRITQVTCSGKIAYLMPDQSWKCKSTPRDTSPNGPLLECPCSSFQSSVHSSCYTSYQQCKSGNKTYYTATLLKTQTGSTNDVQVLGTTNKLVQSSCNGQKGKPVCWSTTAPIHISDGGGPLDIARIKTVQKKLEKIHKALYPELQYHPLALPEIRDNFRLDAQTFDILNATYNLLQMSNTSLAHDCWLCLKMGPPIPLAIPNFLLSYVNYANESLVNNSCPIISPLLVQPMTFSNSFCLFSPSYNSTKEIDLGYVVFDNCTSIIHATDPLCAVNGSVFLIKSMDTIKKHLLKASLLTLGKNSGICGILARCCSHPARPSPQVYLQDWQFDRTTRGGRMELVADMKKIHALSTAENNGDLSDKQSENSNNSLSSIPVSVINKMAGQTVTGRTME